From Melanotaenia boesemani isolate fMelBoe1 chromosome 12, fMelBoe1.pri, whole genome shotgun sequence, a single genomic window includes:
- the glb1l gene encoding beta-galactosidase-1-like protein — protein MATAAVLFLVAVCLFCSAVCGNLGSTKRTFSIDYKNNCFLKDGKPFQYISGSIHYSRIPRYYWKDRLVKMYMTGLNTIQVYVPWNFHESVQGVHNFTEDRDLEHFLDLANQTGLLVILRPGPYICAEWEMGGLPAWLLQKPNIILRSADTDYVQAVSNWLAVLLPKMKPWLYINGGNIITIQVENEYGSYYACDYNYMRHLRTLFRFFLGEDVVLFTTDGNTDKELACGTLEGLYATVDFGTDTNVTAAFNRQRRFEPRGPLVNSEFYTGWLDHWGDRHAVVNTQKVSRVLEEILTMGANVNMYMFEGGTNFGYWNGADHDSRFRSVVTSYDYDAPLTEAGDPTEKLLAIRDVIKQFREVPSGPMPPATPKFAYGFVTLEKVGNVSKVLDTISPLGPVKSEYPLTFEELKQYYGYMLYRTTLPQDLSEPTPLISPLNGVHDRAYVSVNGVFQGLLERDTALVMNVTGKQGDTMDILIENMGRVNFGSKINDYKGLLSNLILGKDVLTNWNIYPLDIDGAIARGWPHSGNRRSVPASRRERLAGPAFYMGTLQSNGIAWDTFLKLNEWTKGQVWINGVNLGRYWPARGPQQTLYIPGPLLSTTRPNNITVLELEGAPAHLRVLFMDRPQLNATAGKS, from the exons ATGgctactgctgctgttttattcCTCGTTGCAGTGTGTCTTTTCTGCTCTGCTGTCTGTGGAAATTTG GGCTCTACAAAAAGGACTTTCTCCATAGACTATAAAAACAACTGCTTCCTGAAAGATGGGAAACCTTTTCAGTACATCTCAGGTAGTATCCACTACTCCAGAATTCCACGCTACTACTGGAAGGACCGTCTTGTGAAGATGTACATGACTGGACTCAATACTATCCAGGT ATATGTGCCATGGAACTTCCATGAATCAGTTCAGGGAGTCCACAACTTCACGGAAGACAGAGATCTGGAGCACTTTTTGGATTTGGCCAACCAGACAGGCCTTCTGGTCATCCTGCGTCCAGGACCGTACATCTGTGCAGAATGGGAAATG GGTGGATTACCAGCATGGCTACTTCAAAAACCAAACATCATACTTCGCTCAGCAGATACAG ATTACGTGCAGGCAGTCAGCAACTGGCTTGCTGTTCTCCTCCCTAAAATGAAACCTTGGCTCTACATCAATGGGGGTAACATCATCACCATCCAG GTTGAGAATGAATATGGCAGCTACTACGCTTGTGACTACAACTACATGCGGCACTTGCGAACACTGTTTCGCTTCTTTCTGGGTGAAGATGTCGTCCTCTTCACTACTGATGGAAATACAGACAAGGAACTGGCATGTGGGACCCTTGAAGGATTATATGCAACAGTAGACTTTGGTACAG ACACCAATGTAACAGCAGCCTTCAACAGACAGAGAAGATTTGAACCTCGGGGACCTCTG gtAAACTCTGAGTTCTACACAGGCTGGTTGGACCACTGGGGAGATCGGCACGCTGTGGTTAACACGCAGAAGGTCAGCAGAGTGCTTGAAGAAATTCTAACCATGGGGGCCAACGTCAACAT GTACATGTTTGAAGGAGGAACTAACTTTGGCTACTGGAATG GTGCTGATCATGACTCAAGGTTCCGCTCAGTAGTCACAAGTTATGATTATGACGCCCcgctgactgaagctggagaCCCCACAGAGAAGCTGTTGGCCATCAGAGATGTCATAAAGCAG TTTAGAGAGGTTCCCTCTGGCCCCATGCCACCAGCAACTCCCAAGTTTGCCTATGGCTTTGTTACTCTGGAAAAG GTTGGAAATGTGAGCAAAGTGTTGGACACAATTTCTCCACTGGGTCCAGTCAAATCTGAGTATCCTCTGACATTTGAAGAGCTGAAACAG TACTATGGATACATGCTGTATCGTACCACACTGCCCCAGGACCTCTCAGAGCCCACGCCACTTATCTCTCCACTGAATGGGGTTCATGACCGTGCATATGTGTCAGTCAATGGG GTCTTTCAGGGTTTGCTGGAGAGAGACACTGCACTGGTAATGAATGTCACAGGAAAGCAGGGGGACACAATGGACATCCTTATTGAAAACATGGGCAGAGTTAACTTTGGCAGCAAGATCAATGACTACAAG GGCCTGTTGAGCAACTTGATCTTGGGTAAAGACGTACTGACTAACTGGAATATATACCCTTTGGATATTGATGGAGCCATTGCTAGAGGGTGGCCTCATTCAGGCAATAGGAGGTCTGTCCCAGCGTCTAGGAGAGAACGTTTGGCTGGACCAGCCTTCTACATGGGGACTTTACAATCAAACGGCATCGCATGGGACACCTTCCTCAAACTCAATGAATGGACAAAG GGTCAAGTTTGGATTAATGGTGTGAACTTGGGACGATACTGGCCAGCCAGGGGTCCCCAGCAAACTCTGTATATCCCTGGACCCTTGCTTAGCACCACCCGTCCCAACAACATCACAGTGCTGGAGCTGGAGGGCGCCCCGGCACACCTGCGGGTTCTTTTCATGGACCGGCCTCAGCTCAATGCCACAGCTGGAAAGTCTTGA